A part of Thermotoga petrophila RKU-1 genomic DNA contains:
- a CDS encoding SufB/SufD family protein, giving the protein MIVKDYRKEFETLAKAYEKAGGDVSKFLDRRIASIIISGDKVIGLNGVEGVELTPHRIENGVQVDMRIKEGVVEYPVHVCTGYLEKKGLQRVVFNIRLEKNAKAIFVAHCVFPWTEDFTHDALMNVELEEGAWMEYHDEHMHSETGSINLITRSIARVGEGAVYRNTFTLVKTRIGTLRVFMDASLEKDAVGELYTKVKAIEDDDVEVKEILRLNGMGARGLAKTNAVAIDRAKVSVVNEVYGNAPHTRGHVECLEIAKGDGVDVRALPVLVVKNDSSELTHEASIGRVNAKQLETLMAKGLTEEEATEMIIKGILT; this is encoded by the coding sequence ATGATCGTAAAAGACTACAGAAAAGAATTCGAAACACTTGCAAAAGCCTACGAAAAGGCAGGGGGAGACGTTTCGAAGTTCCTCGACAGGAGGATAGCCTCCATCATAATAAGCGGTGACAAGGTCATAGGACTCAACGGTGTGGAGGGAGTAGAACTCACTCCCCACAGGATAGAGAACGGTGTTCAGGTGGACATGAGAATAAAAGAAGGTGTGGTGGAGTATCCCGTCCACGTGTGTACGGGGTACCTGGAAAAGAAAGGACTCCAGCGCGTTGTGTTCAATATAAGGCTCGAGAAAAACGCGAAAGCGATCTTTGTGGCACACTGCGTTTTTCCGTGGACCGAAGACTTCACACACGACGCCTTGATGAATGTGGAACTGGAAGAAGGAGCATGGATGGAGTACCATGACGAGCACATGCACAGTGAAACGGGCTCCATAAATCTGATCACCAGATCGATAGCAAGAGTTGGAGAAGGAGCGGTTTACCGAAACACCTTCACTCTCGTGAAAACAAGAATAGGAACGCTGAGGGTCTTCATGGATGCTTCACTTGAGAAAGATGCCGTTGGAGAACTCTACACGAAAGTAAAGGCCATCGAAGACGACGATGTGGAAGTGAAGGAGATCTTGAGGCTGAACGGAATGGGGGCGAGAGGTCTTGCCAAAACGAACGCAGTTGCAATCGACAGAGCGAAAGTTTCTGTGGTGAACGAAGTTTACGGAAACGCGCCGCACACGAGAGGCCACGTGGAGTGTCTTGAAATCGCAAAGGGAGATGGAGTGGATGTGAGAGCTCTTCCCGTGCTGGTTGTAAAGAACGATTCTTCTGAACTAACCCACGAGGCTTCCATAGGAAGGGTGAACGCGAAACAGCTTGAAACACTCATGGCCAAAGGCCTCACAGAAGAAGAAGCGACCGAAATGATCATAAAGGGTATTTTGACATGA
- the suhB gene encoding bifunctional fructose-1,6-bisphosphatase/inositol-1-monophosphatase encodes MDRLDFSIKLLRKVGHLLMIHWGRVDNVEKKTGFKDIVTEIDREAQRMIVDEIRKSFPDENIMAEEGIFEKGDRLWIIDPIDGTINFVHGLPNFSISLAYVENGEVKMGVVHAPALNETLYAEEGSGAFFNGERIRVSENASLEECVGSTGSYVDFTGKFIERMEKRTRRIRILGSAALNAAYVGAGRVDFFVTWRINPWDIAAGLIIVKEAGGMVTDFSGKEANAFSKNFIFSNGLIHDEVLKVVNEVVEEIGGK; translated from the coding sequence TTGGACAGACTGGACTTTTCTATAAAGCTTTTGAGAAAGGTAGGACACCTCCTCATGATACACTGGGGGAGGGTAGATAACGTCGAGAAAAAAACCGGTTTCAAGGACATAGTCACAGAGATAGACAGAGAAGCCCAGAGAATGATAGTCGATGAGATAAGAAAATCCTTCCCTGACGAAAACATCATGGCCGAAGAAGGAATATTCGAAAAAGGAGACAGACTCTGGATAATAGACCCGATAGATGGGACGATAAACTTCGTTCACGGCCTTCCGAACTTTTCCATCTCTCTGGCTTACGTTGAAAACGGAGAAGTCAAGATGGGAGTCGTCCATGCCCCTGCTCTCAACGAAACACTCTACGCTGAGGAAGGAAGCGGTGCCTTCTTCAACGGTGAGAGAATCAGAGTGTCTGAGAACGCCAGCCTCGAAGAGTGTGTTGGTTCCACTGGTAGCTACGTGGATTTCACCGGGAAATTCATCGAGAGGATGGAAAAGAGGACCAGAAGGATTCGGATCCTTGGAAGTGCTGCGCTGAACGCCGCTTACGTTGGTGCAGGAAGGGTTGACTTTTTCGTCACCTGGAGGATAAATCCCTGGGATATAGCAGCCGGTCTGATAATCGTTAAAGAAGCGGGAGGAATGGTCACGGACTTCTCCGGAAAAGAAGCGAACGCTTTCTCGAAGAATTTCATCTTCTCGAACGGGTTGATCCACGATGAAGTCTTGAAAGTTGTTAACGAGGTGGTAGAAGAAATAGGAGGGAAGTGA